A single region of the Cyclopterus lumpus isolate fCycLum1 chromosome 16, fCycLum1.pri, whole genome shotgun sequence genome encodes:
- the aqp10a gene encoding aquaporin-10a encodes MLNRRVVRVRNALVRECLAELLGTFVLLLFGCSAAAQVKTSRETKGQFLSVNMAFSVGVMSAMYLTKGITGAHLNPAVTLSFCVLGQVPWGRLVPYSLSQLLGAYLASGLVYLVYYDAIMEFSGGVLTVYGPNETASIFATYPSEYMTLSRSFLDQVVGTGMLMLCILCLNEERNTPAPTKLIPPIVATIVLGISMSMSANCGAAINPARDLGPRLFTLTAGWGTEVFTCYNYWFWVPLVAPLIGGVIGSFMYLIFIHWHLPDPDPPESLFIPSTINDKVHQPGITWDNRKELKATRL; translated from the exons CTCTTTGGCTGCTCTGCTGCAGCGCAGGTAAAGACAAGCAGAGAAACTAAAGGCCAGTTCCTGTCAGTCAACATGGCCTTTTCTGTGGGTGTGATGTCGGCCATGTACCTCACCAAGGGCATCACAG GTGCTCATCTGAACCCGGCGGTGACTCTGAGTTTCTGTGTGCTGGGCCAGGTGCCCTGGGGAAGGCTGGTGCCCTACTCCCTCAGCCAGCTGCTGGGGGCTTATCTGGCCTCAGGCCTCGTCTACCTGGTCTACTATG ATGCTATAATGGAGTTTAGTGGAGGAGTATTGACTGTTTATGGCCCAAATGAAACAGCGTCTATATTTGCCACATATCCTTCAGAGTACATGACTTTAAGCAGAAGTTTCCTTGACCAG GTAGTGGGCACTGGCATGCTGATGTTGTGCATCCTGTGTTTGAATGAAGAGAGGAACACTCCGGCTCCCACAAAGCTGATTCCTCCGATAGTGGCAACGATCGTCCTTGGGATATCCATGTCAATGTCAGCCAACTGTGGTGCTGCCATCAATCCTGCTCGGGACCTGGGACCACGCCTCTTTACACTGACGGCCGGCTGGGGCACTGAGGTCTTCAC GTGTTACAACTACTGGTTCTGGGTGCCCTTGGTGGCCCCACTTATTGGAGGTGTTATAGGTAGTTTCATGTATTTGATCTTCATTCACTGGCACCTGCCGGACCCAGATCCCCCTGAGAGCCTCTTCATTCCCTCCACCATCAATGACAAAGTCCATCAGCCCGGCATCACGTGGGACAACAGAAAGGAGTTAAAGGCTACACGTCTCTAA